A stretch of the Glycine soja cultivar W05 chromosome 13, ASM419377v2, whole genome shotgun sequence genome encodes the following:
- the LOC114381399 gene encoding mavicyanin-like — protein MANLSSPGFNLFLVSLLVTLVQIQTKVQCYQYKVGDLDSWGIPISPSSHLYDKWSKYHNLRIGDSLLFLYPPSQDSVIQVTAESYKSCNLKDPILYMNNGNSLFNITSEGDFYFTSGEAGHCQKNQKLHITVGVGGNTNALAPTSLPENATSYPTVFGNIPMAPSSSRSTSSSPHRTSKFSLLIIGFFLCALLSSLM, from the exons ATGGCCAATCTCAGTAGTCCTGGATTTAACCTCTTTTTGGTGTCTCTCTTGGTTACGTTGGTCCAAATCCAAACCAAGGTGCAATGCTACCAGTACAAAGTTGGAGATCTAGATTCCTGGGGGATCCCCATTTCACCAAGTTCACACCTCTACGACAAATGGTCCAAATATCACAACCTCAGGATCGGTGATTCGCTTC TGTTTCTATACCCACCAAGTCAAGATTCAGTGATTCAAGTAACAGCAGAATCCTACAAGAGCTGCAACCTTAAAGATCCGATTTTGTACATGAACAATGGCAACTCCTTGTTCAACATTACATCAGAGGGGGACTTCTACTTCACAAGTGGAGAGGCTGGTCATtgccaaaagaatcaaaagctTCATATAACTGTGGGAGTTGGGGGAAACACGAACGCACTTGCTCCAACTTCATTGCCTGAAAACGCAACCTCTTACCCAACTGTGTTTGGTAACATTCCCATGGCTCCTTCTAGTTCTAGGAGTACTTCTTCCTCACCTCACCGAACTTCAAAATTTTCCCTCTTAATTATTGGATTCTTCCTGTGTGCCCTGCTATCTAGCCTAATGTGA